Proteins from a genomic interval of Gadus morhua chromosome 19, gadMor3.0, whole genome shotgun sequence:
- the LOC115532525 gene encoding uncharacterized protein LOC115532525 isoform X2 gives MTNQDQVFNNAWSNMSESHLMGFLVLFLSIFPTESTIGILNSINDLKKIPFGQSVPQHSLVLLHWFANTIEFDNNDLIELTFEPSNGDYGTHHYGNYEGVLDPLTPGQQYYTLGNINPMINNNGISLPSYVAGHVNHLLGGEELNRARIIFSLLDQDTICQVFITQHYEANQGLGTGYDPVHTYQITFNLLRVLRVFSLDRRQHSDMSEIGGNIGSGINDHELSSIGNTWGQLACVGLLLFIVINERNTPCRPNRAREPKRPPKCNVREPKLPPKQNVRQPKPPPIPNIRVLASPPKRNVRASVTSHISVNIPERDINFEELNVRASVTPHISVNIPENDINLRPPNQDWDIVQCCNKCWCAFKICGLIVGIVIAISITIKICLYLP, from the exons atgaccaatcaggatcaagtaTTTAACAATGCATG GTCGAACATGTCGGAAAGTCATCTAATGGGCTTTTTAgtcctctttctctcaatcTTTCCTACTGAATCAACTATTGGAATTCTCAACTCAATCAATGACCTGAAGAAAATCCCATTCGGCCAATCGGTGCCCCAGCACAGCCTTGTGCTGCTCCACTGGTTTGCCAACACAATAGAATTTGACAACAACGACTTGATAGAGCTGACCTTTGAACCAAGCAATGGAGACTATGGCACTCATCATTATGGAAACTATGAGGGAGTCCTGGATCCACTAACACCCGGCCAGCAGTACTACACCCTCGGCAACATCAACCCCATGATCAACAATAACGGAATCTCTTTGCCCTCTTATGTCGCGGGTCACGTAAACCATCTGTTGGGGGGTGAGGAACTCAACAGGGCACGCATCATATTCTCGCTATTGGACCAGGACACCATCTGTCAGGTGTTCATCACACAGCACTACGAGGCCAATCAGGGTCTGGGGACTGGGTATGACCCAGTGCACACCTACCAGATCACCTTCAACCTCTTGAGGGTGCTCAGAGTCTTCTCCTTGGACCGAAGACAACACTCCGATATGTCAGAGATCGGAGGCAACATCGGAAGCGGTATCAATGACCACGAACTTTCGTCTATAGGAAACACCTGGGGCCAGCTGGCGTGTGTCGGACTGCTGTTATTCATCGTGATCAACGAGAGGAATACGCCTTGCAGACCCAACAGAGCTCGAGAACCGAAGCGTCCTCCAAAATGTAACGTTCGAGAACCAAAGCTTCCTCCCAAACAAAACGTTCGGCAACCGAAGCCTCCTCCGATACCTAACATTCGAGTACTGGCGAGTCCTCCGAAACGTAACGTTCGAGCAAGCGTTACTTCACACATATCTGTGAATATCCCCGAGAGGGACATCAACTTCGAGGAACTTAACGTTCGAGCAAGCGTTACTCCGCACATATCTGTGAATATCCCAGAGAACGACATCAACCTCAGACCACCAAACCAGGACTGGGACATTGTTCAATGTTGCAATAAATGTTGGTGTGCGTTCAAGATATGCGGACTAATAGTAGGAATAGTAATAGCAATAAGCATCACAATAAAAATATGCCTGTACCTACCTTAA
- the LOC115532525 gene encoding uncharacterized protein LOC115532525 isoform X3 — MSESHLMGFLVLFLSIFPTESTIGILNSINDLKKIPFGQSVPQHSLVLLHWFANTIEFDNNDLIELTFEPSNGDYGTHHYGNYEGVLDPLTPGQQYYTLGNINPMINNNGISLPSYVAGHVNHLLGGEELNRARIIFSLLDQDTICQVFITQHYEANQGLGTGYDPVHTYQITFNLLRVLRVFSLDRRQHSDMSEIGGNIGSGINDHELSSIGNTWGQLACVGLLLFIVINERNTPCRPNRAREPKRPPKCNVREPKLPPKQNVRQPKPPPIPNIRVLASPPKRNVRASVTSHISVNIPERDINFEELNVRASVTPHISVNIPENDINLRPPNQDWDIVQCCNKCWCAFKICGLIVGIVIAISITIKICLYLP, encoded by the coding sequence ATGTCGGAAAGTCATCTAATGGGCTTTTTAgtcctctttctctcaatcTTTCCTACTGAATCAACTATTGGAATTCTCAACTCAATCAATGACCTGAAGAAAATCCCATTCGGCCAATCGGTGCCCCAGCACAGCCTTGTGCTGCTCCACTGGTTTGCCAACACAATAGAATTTGACAACAACGACTTGATAGAGCTGACCTTTGAACCAAGCAATGGAGACTATGGCACTCATCATTATGGAAACTATGAGGGAGTCCTGGATCCACTAACACCCGGCCAGCAGTACTACACCCTCGGCAACATCAACCCCATGATCAACAATAACGGAATCTCTTTGCCCTCTTATGTCGCGGGTCACGTAAACCATCTGTTGGGGGGTGAGGAACTCAACAGGGCACGCATCATATTCTCGCTATTGGACCAGGACACCATCTGTCAGGTGTTCATCACACAGCACTACGAGGCCAATCAGGGTCTGGGGACTGGGTATGACCCAGTGCACACCTACCAGATCACCTTCAACCTCTTGAGGGTGCTCAGAGTCTTCTCCTTGGACCGAAGACAACACTCCGATATGTCAGAGATCGGAGGCAACATCGGAAGCGGTATCAATGACCACGAACTTTCGTCTATAGGAAACACCTGGGGCCAGCTGGCGTGTGTCGGACTGCTGTTATTCATCGTGATCAACGAGAGGAATACGCCTTGCAGACCCAACAGAGCTCGAGAACCGAAGCGTCCTCCAAAATGTAACGTTCGAGAACCAAAGCTTCCTCCCAAACAAAACGTTCGGCAACCGAAGCCTCCTCCGATACCTAACATTCGAGTACTGGCGAGTCCTCCGAAACGTAACGTTCGAGCAAGCGTTACTTCACACATATCTGTGAATATCCCCGAGAGGGACATCAACTTCGAGGAACTTAACGTTCGAGCAAGCGTTACTCCGCACATATCTGTGAATATCCCAGAGAACGACATCAACCTCAGACCACCAAACCAGGACTGGGACATTGTTCAATGTTGCAATAAATGTTGGTGTGCGTTCAAGATATGCGGACTAATAGTAGGAATAGTAATAGCAATAAGCATCACAATAAAAATATGCCTGTACCTACCTTAA